A portion of the Colius striatus isolate bColStr4 chromosome 1, bColStr4.1.hap1, whole genome shotgun sequence genome contains these proteins:
- the LOC133626721 gene encoding C-type lectin domain family 2 member B-like: MGPRGGGGEQRSGSPDRGAGFQTGLFSNIWLWRGVAGVLTAVVILILCIQFVNHSSAKDFPVCPFLELCPSGWLYFQGKCYYLSESEANWNSSQSLCSLHNASLLIIENQQELSFMVKIAKQDPWIGLYKRNEEFFWVNGKALDNELIEVKDFGDCAYLESEGVSASGCYLTRKWVCSLNISLAR; this comes from the exons ATGGGGCCCCGGGGGGGCGGCGGCGAACAGCGGAGCGGCTCCCCGGATCGGGGTGCAGGCTTCCAGACAG gtcTGTTCTCAAATATCTGGTTATGGCGAGGTGTCGCTGGAGTCCTTACTGCTGTTGTCATTTTGATTTTGTGTATTCAGTTTG TAAACCATTCTTCAGCCAAAGATTTTCCTGTCTGTCCTTTTCTGGAACTCTGCCCGTCAGGATGGCTGTATTTCCAGGGGAAGTGCTACTACCTCTCAGAGAGTGAAGCTAACTGGAACTCCAGTCAGAGCCTCTGCTCTTTGCACAATGCTTCCCTCCTGATAATTGAAAATCAGCAGGAATTG AGTTTTATGGTGAAGATAGCAAAGCAAGACCCATGGATTGGACTCtataaaagaaatgaagagtTCTTTTGGGTAAATGGAAAAGCATTAGACAATGAACT GATTGAAGTAAAAGACTTTGGAGACTGTGCTTATCTTGAGTCAGAAGGAGTCTCAGCCTCGGGATGTTATTTAACTAGGAAGTGGGTCTGTAGCTTGAACATTAGCTTAGCACGGTAA